Proteins co-encoded in one Natronorubrum daqingense genomic window:
- a CDS encoding DNA-directed RNA polymerase subunit A' produces MQHSTPKDIGSINFGLMEPEEYREMSATKIITADTYDDDGFPIDMGLMDPRLGVIDPGLECKTCGKHSGSCNGHFGHIELAAPVIHVGFTKLIRRLLRGTCRECSKLLLTEDEREEFRADITESRKLGRDLNDVTKAAIRQARKKDRCPFCGEVQYDIDHEKPTTYYEVQQVLTSEYSQRIAGAMQGDEEEGIERTTPDELAEKTEIELTRVNEILSGSFRPRESQRKAIEKALDIDLTEEDTNKLMPSDIRDWFEAIPDEDIQVLGIDADRSRPEWMILTVLPVPPVTARPSITLDNGQRSEDDLTHKLVDIIRINQRFMENREAGAPQLIIEDLWELLQYHVTTFMDNEISGTPPARHRSGRPLKTLSQRLKGKEGRFRGSLSGKRVNFSARTVISPDPTLSLNEVGVPDRVAKEMTQTMNVTERNLEDARRFVSNGPEGHPGANYVRRPDGRRLKVTEKNCEQLAEKVEAGWEVNRHLIDGDIVIFNRQPSLHRMSIMAHEVVVMPYKTFRLNTVVCPPYNADFDGDEMNMHALQNEEARAEARVLMRVQEQILSPRFGENIIGAIQDHISGTYLLTHDNPRFNETQALDLLRATRIDELPEPSGIDDEDEPFWTGHDVFSELLPDDLDLEFTGTVGDQVVVEDGQLLEGTIAEDEVGEFGGEIVDTITKEYGNTRSRIFINEISTLAMRAIMHFGFSIGIDDETIPEEAQSRIDETIEDANDRVEELIDAYENNDLESLPGRTIDETLEMKIMQTLSRARDNAGNIADEHFQDDNPAVVMANSGARGSMLNLTQMAGAVGQQAVRGERINRGYEDRTLSHYEPNDLSAEAHGFVENSYTSGLTPREFFFHAMGGREGLVDTAVRTSKSGYLQRRLINALSELETQYDGTVRDTSDTIVQFEFGEDGTSPVRVSSGTDNTIDVDDIATRVLDSEFDSEADRDDFLGTKPQLTNLSEHADDRLEGTEVTSDD; encoded by the coding sequence ATGCAACACAGCACACCAAAAGATATCGGATCGATCAACTTCGGGCTGATGGAGCCCGAGGAGTACCGGGAGATGAGCGCGACGAAGATCATCACCGCCGACACCTACGACGACGACGGGTTCCCCATCGACATGGGGTTGATGGACCCGCGTCTCGGCGTGATCGATCCCGGCCTCGAGTGTAAGACCTGCGGGAAACACTCCGGTTCCTGTAACGGCCACTTCGGCCACATCGAACTGGCCGCGCCGGTCATCCACGTCGGCTTTACGAAGCTCATTCGACGACTCCTGCGAGGGACTTGCCGAGAGTGTTCGAAGCTCCTGCTCACCGAGGACGAACGAGAGGAGTTCCGAGCGGACATCACGGAGTCTCGAAAGCTCGGTCGTGACCTCAACGACGTCACCAAAGCCGCGATCCGACAGGCTCGAAAGAAAGATCGCTGTCCGTTCTGTGGCGAGGTCCAGTACGATATCGACCACGAGAAGCCAACGACCTACTACGAGGTCCAACAGGTTCTGACGAGCGAGTACTCCCAGCGCATCGCTGGTGCGATGCAGGGCGACGAGGAGGAAGGCATCGAGCGAACGACGCCGGACGAACTTGCCGAGAAGACAGAGATCGAACTCACGCGGGTCAACGAGATTCTCTCGGGATCGTTCCGTCCACGCGAGAGCCAGCGAAAGGCAATCGAGAAGGCACTCGACATCGACCTCACGGAAGAGGACACGAACAAACTGATGCCGAGTGACATCCGGGATTGGTTCGAAGCGATTCCGGACGAGGATATTCAGGTACTCGGCATCGACGCCGATCGTTCCCGGCCGGAGTGGATGATCCTGACGGTCCTCCCAGTTCCGCCGGTTACCGCACGGCCGTCGATCACGCTCGACAACGGCCAGCGATCCGAGGACGACCTCACCCACAAGCTGGTCGACATTATCCGAATCAACCAGCGGTTCATGGAGAACCGTGAGGCAGGAGCACCACAGCTGATCATCGAGGACCTCTGGGAACTCCTGCAGTACCACGTCACCACGTTCATGGACAACGAGATTTCGGGAACGCCGCCGGCACGACACCGCTCCGGACGCCCGCTCAAGACGCTCTCCCAGCGTCTGAAGGGCAAGGAAGGTCGCTTCCGTGGCTCCCTGTCCGGAAAGCGTGTCAACTTCTCGGCTCGTACCGTCATCTCGCCGGACCCGACCCTCTCGCTGAACGAAGTCGGGGTTCCAGACCGCGTCGCGAAGGAGATGACCCAGACGATGAACGTCACCGAGCGCAATCTCGAGGATGCCCGTCGGTTCGTCTCCAATGGTCCCGAGGGCCACCCTGGCGCGAATTACGTCCGTCGGCCGGACGGGCGACGACTGAAGGTGACCGAGAAGAACTGCGAGCAACTCGCAGAGAAGGTCGAAGCCGGGTGGGAGGTCAACCGACACCTCATCGACGGCGACATCGTCATCTTCAACCGCCAGCCGTCGCTCCACCGGATGTCGATCATGGCCCACGAGGTCGTGGTTATGCCGTACAAGACGTTCCGACTCAACACCGTCGTCTGTCCGCCGTACAACGCCGACTTCGACGGGGACGAGATGAACATGCACGCCCTGCAGAACGAGGAGGCCCGCGCCGAAGCGCGCGTCCTCATGCGCGTGCAAGAACAGATCCTGAGCCCACGCTTCGGTGAGAACATCATCGGTGCAATTCAGGACCACATCTCCGGAACGTACCTGCTCACGCACGACAACCCGCGGTTCAACGAGACACAGGCACTCGACTTGCTTCGGGCGACCCGAATCGACGAACTGCCGGAGCCGAGCGGAATCGACGACGAAGACGAACCGTTCTGGACCGGCCACGACGTCTTCTCCGAACTCTTGCCCGACGATCTCGACCTCGAGTTCACCGGCACTGTCGGCGATCAGGTCGTCGTCGAAGACGGGCAGTTGCTCGAGGGAACGATCGCCGAGGACGAAGTCGGCGAGTTCGGCGGCGAAATTGTCGACACGATCACGAAAGAGTACGGCAACACCCGCTCGCGGATCTTCATCAACGAGATTTCGACGCTCGCAATGCGTGCGATCATGCACTTCGGGTTCTCGATCGGGATCGACGACGAGACCATCCCGGAGGAAGCACAGTCTCGAATCGACGAGACGATCGAGGACGCGAACGACCGCGTCGAGGAACTCATCGATGCCTACGAGAACAACGACCTCGAGAGTCTCCCCGGTCGAACGATCGACGAGACCCTCGAGATGAAGATCATGCAGACGCTCTCGCGTGCGCGTGACAATGCGGGGAACATCGCCGACGAGCACTTCCAGGACGACAACCCGGCGGTCGTTATGGCGAACTCCGGTGCGCGTGGGTCGATGCTCAACCTGACGCAGATGGCCGGCGCAGTCGGTCAGCAGGCAGTTCGCGGGGAGCGAATCAACCGCGGCTACGAGGATCGGACCCTGAGCCACTACGAGCCAAACGACCTTTCCGCGGAGGCACACGGATTCGTCGAGAACTCCTACACCAGCGGCCTGACGCCCCGGGAGTTCTTCTTCCACGCGATGGGTGGCCGCGAGGGCCTGGTCGACACGGCAGTCCGAACCTCGAAGTCCGGCTACCTCCAGCGTCGGCTGATCAACGCCCTCTCCGAACTCGAGACTCAATACGACGGGACGGTCCGAGACACCTCGGACACCATCGTCCAATTCGAGTTTGGTGAGGACGGCACCTCGCCGGTTCGCGTCTCCTCTGGAACGGACAACACCATCGATGTCGACGACATCGCGACTCGCGTGCTCGATTCGGAGTTCGACTCCGAGGCCGATCGAGACGACTTCCTCGGTACGAAGCCACAACTGACGAACCTCTCGGAGCACGCGGATGATCGCCTCGAGGGAACGGAGGTGACCTCCGATGACTGA
- the rpoA2 gene encoding DNA-directed RNA polymerase subunit A'', with protein MTEVDYDVSDDTIAVVEDADLPRRLKDEVYETIESRDDATVEDADELAKAVETRYVDTRVDPLDPVGTVSAQSIGEPGTQLTMNTFHYAGVAEIDVTQGLPRLIELVDARKTPDTPMMTVYLEDEYATERENAHEVVWKLEATKILALGDVSTNVADMRVQISLNEDTLEERMITPDEVAEIIEDNLDVSTVQQGTEIQFGPEEPSYRDLLQLVEELRDITFKGIEEISRVVIRREELEDGEEFVLYTEGSAFGDALEIEGVDASRTTCNNIHEIHRNLGIEAAREAIIEETNNTLAEQGLDDVNVRHLMLVADMMTNEGTIESIGRHGISGSKDSVLARAAFEVTVNHLLNAAIHGEIDELDGVTENVIVGKPIKLGTGDVDLRMGSTGPSSQAD; from the coding sequence ATGACTGAGGTCGACTACGACGTGAGCGACGACACGATCGCCGTCGTCGAGGACGCCGACCTTCCGCGACGACTCAAAGACGAGGTCTACGAGACGATCGAATCGCGAGACGACGCAACGGTCGAAGACGCCGACGAACTCGCGAAAGCCGTCGAAACGCGCTACGTCGATACGCGCGTCGACCCACTCGATCCCGTCGGAACCGTCTCGGCACAGTCGATCGGCGAACCCGGAACGCAGCTGACGATGAACACGTTCCACTACGCCGGTGTCGCGGAGATCGACGTTACCCAGGGGCTTCCACGCCTCATCGAACTCGTCGACGCGCGGAAGACTCCGGATACGCCGATGATGACGGTCTATCTGGAAGACGAGTACGCAACCGAACGCGAGAACGCCCACGAAGTCGTCTGGAAACTCGAGGCGACGAAGATCCTCGCACTCGGTGACGTCTCGACGAACGTCGCCGACATGCGGGTTCAGATCTCGCTCAACGAGGACACGCTAGAAGAGCGCATGATCACGCCCGACGAGGTTGCCGAGATCATCGAGGACAACCTCGACGTGAGCACGGTTCAGCAGGGGACCGAGATTCAGTTCGGTCCGGAAGAACCGTCGTACCGAGACCTCCTGCAGTTAGTCGAAGAACTGCGCGACATCACGTTCAAGGGAATCGAAGAGATTTCCCGCGTCGTGATCCGTCGCGAAGAACTCGAGGACGGCGAGGAGTTCGTCCTCTATACGGAAGGATCGGCCTTCGGTGACGCTCTCGAAATCGAGGGTGTCGACGCCTCGAGAACGACGTGTAACAACATCCACGAGATCCACCGAAATCTGGGTATCGAGGCCGCCCGCGAAGCGATCATCGAGGAGACGAACAACACGCTGGCCGAGCAGGGTCTCGACGACGTGAACGTTCGCCACCTGATGCTCGTCGCCGACATGATGACCAACGAGGGGACGATCGAGTCGATCGGTCGCCACGGCATTTCCGGATCGAAAGACTCCGTCCTCGCACGTGCGGCATTCGAGGTCACGGTCAACCACCTCCTGAACGCGGCGATCCACGGCGAGATCGACGAACTTGACGGCGTTACCGAGAACGTCATCGTCGGCAAACCGATCAAACTCGGAACCGGGGACGTCGACCTGCGGATGGGATCGACCGGGCCGAGTAGTCAAGCCGACTGA
- a CDS encoding NusA-like transcription termination signal-binding factor, which yields MGVTLEDEARRYLAAFEDVTETTGRDCLVDDETLLIVVNSGEMGEAIGPGGQNVTQFEDRVDKSVRLVEGADDPETFVANALAPAAVYNVTVSENDDLVAYVEVADEDRGVAIGSGGETIERARTLADRHFGFDDVQLI from the coding sequence ATGGGCGTCACCCTCGAGGACGAGGCACGCCGGTACCTCGCGGCCTTCGAAGACGTGACGGAGACGACGGGACGGGATTGTCTCGTCGACGATGAGACGCTACTAATCGTCGTAAACAGCGGCGAGATGGGTGAGGCGATCGGTCCGGGCGGCCAGAACGTTACGCAGTTCGAGGATCGAGTCGACAAATCGGTTCGGCTCGTCGAAGGCGCGGACGATCCCGAAACGTTCGTCGCGAACGCGCTCGCGCCCGCCGCGGTGTACAACGTAACCGTCAGCGAAAACGACGATCTCGTCGCCTACGTCGAGGTCGCGGACGAAGACCGCGGCGTCGCGATCGGTTCGGGCGGCGAGACGATCGAGCGGGCGCGTACCCTCGCGGATCGCCACTTCGGGTTCGACGACGTGCAGTTGATCTGA
- a CDS encoding 30S ribosomal protein S12 → MANGKYAARKLKKDRQNQRWSDSDYARRARGLREKSDPLEGAPQARGIVLEKVGIEAKQPNSAIRKCVRVQLIKNGKQVTAFCPGDGAISFIDEHDEVTIAGIGGAKGRAMGDLSGVNYKVDKVNGVALKELVRGNAEKPVR, encoded by the coding sequence ATGGCAAACGGCAAATACGCCGCGCGCAAGCTCAAGAAGGACCGCCAGAATCAGCGGTGGTCCGACTCTGACTACGCGCGCCGTGCACGTGGACTTCGAGAGAAGTCGGACCCGCTCGAGGGTGCCCCGCAGGCTCGCGGTATCGTCCTCGAAAAGGTTGGCATCGAAGCGAAACAGCCCAACTCGGCGATTCGAAAGTGCGTCCGAGTGCAGCTCATCAAGAACGGAAAGCAAGTCACCGCGTTCTGTCCCGGTGACGGTGCCATTTCGTTCATCGACGAACACGACGAAGTCACCATCGCCGGTATCGGTGGGGCGAAGGGTCGTGCGATGGGTGACCTTTCCGGTGTCAACTACAAGGTCGACAAGGTCAACGGCGTCGCGCTGAAAGAACTCGTTCGCGGAAACGCAGAGAAACCGGTGCGATAA
- a CDS encoding 30S ribosomal protein S7 → MATEDQPDPDAPAGGADVGAQLFGTWDIGEIAYEDPSTERYITVTPVAHTAGRHAGKQFKKSQVSIVERFINRLMQTEENTGKKQQTLNHVRDAFELINERTDENPIQVLVTAVENAAPREETVRLKYGGISVPKAVDVAPQRRVDQALKFLAEGVYNDSFKTPTPAAEAIASQLIGASNYDVQTYAVSQKEEKERVAAAAR, encoded by the coding sequence ATGGCGACAGAAGATCAACCAGATCCAGACGCCCCTGCTGGCGGCGCAGACGTGGGCGCACAGTTGTTCGGCACGTGGGATATCGGCGAAATCGCGTACGAAGATCCCTCGACCGAACGCTACATCACGGTTACGCCAGTCGCTCACACCGCCGGTCGACACGCCGGTAAACAGTTCAAGAAGTCCCAGGTCTCCATCGTCGAGCGCTTCATCAACCGACTGATGCAGACCGAGGAGAACACGGGGAAGAAACAACAGACGCTCAATCACGTCCGCGATGCGTTCGAACTCATCAACGAGCGGACCGACGAAAACCCGATTCAGGTACTTGTCACCGCCGTCGAGAACGCCGCTCCGCGTGAGGAGACCGTCCGCCTGAAATACGGTGGTATCTCCGTTCCGAAAGCCGTCGACGTCGCACCTCAGCGACGAGTCGATCAGGCGCTCAAGTTCCTCGCAGAGGGTGTCTACAACGACTCGTTCAAAACGCCGACGCCGGCTGCAGAGGCAATCGCGAGTCAGCTCATCGGTGCCTCTAACTACGACGTCCAGACGTACGCTGTGAGTCAGAAAGAAGAAAAAGAGCGCGTTGCAGCAGCAGCACGCTAA
- a CDS encoding DUF7503 family protein, translating to MSELTTHLKNHPRMIGILFAILLALSQAGTAAANMEFYPGP from the coding sequence ATGTCCGAACTTACCACACACTTAAAGAACCACCCACGAATGATCGGTATTCTGTTCGCAATATTGCTCGCCCTCTCACAGGCGGGAACCGCTGCTGCGAACATGGAATTTTACCCGGGACCGTAA
- a CDS encoding DUF7504 family protein, with amino-acid sequence MSSRDSWGETTSEGQFTKTLSQLKRSGASVLVVGAVDTDYRRDICHRLLGQSAARSRHRVLVSTLGRPYRTTDVLDAAQLSSDPLELISYETHARSVSTDNNGSTFVERSSTALEQTPARTTSLTDLAVEISRAVDTLEASNDGFEPAALRVGVDSLVPLLEEYGVERVFKFVHLTTGKVQDSSGMIHYHLPLERDADAVSLLEPLFDIVVELRERDGEFQEQWSINEGNRSSGWISRE; translated from the coding sequence ATGAGTTCGCGAGACAGCTGGGGTGAGACGACCAGCGAGGGGCAGTTTACCAAAACGTTGTCACAACTGAAGCGCTCGGGTGCGAGCGTCCTCGTCGTCGGTGCCGTCGACACTGACTACCGCCGAGATATTTGTCACCGTCTCCTGGGCCAATCGGCTGCCCGCTCACGCCATCGTGTGCTGGTATCTACCCTCGGTCGACCGTACCGAACCACTGACGTTCTCGACGCAGCGCAACTGTCGTCCGACCCCCTCGAACTCATCAGCTACGAAACACACGCCCGGAGCGTCAGTACCGACAACAACGGGTCCACGTTCGTGGAACGCTCGTCGACAGCCCTCGAGCAAACACCCGCGAGAACGACGTCACTCACCGACCTCGCCGTCGAAATATCGAGGGCAGTCGACACGCTCGAGGCGAGCAACGACGGATTCGAACCCGCAGCACTCCGCGTCGGTGTCGACTCACTGGTGCCACTGCTCGAGGAATACGGCGTCGAACGTGTTTTCAAGTTCGTGCATCTGACCACCGGCAAAGTACAGGATTCAAGCGGCATGATCCACTATCACCTCCCACTCGAGCGCGACGCAGACGCCGTCTCCCTTCTCGAACCCCTCTTCGACATCGTCGTCGAACTTCGCGAACGAGACGGGGAGTTCCAAGAACAGTGGTCGATCAACGAGGGTAACCGCAGTTCCGGTTGGATCTCGCGCGAGTAG
- a CDS encoding DUF5781 family protein: MDLRVQGAGPTSPFLGARDLFETEHDLSLPVHVHLRDDPDERTWAGHYDDRHVLNISKQAASSAMARELALHEFSHMARYEQAHPSHTQSTEEVLYLGLAGKSVERRKLSHCYQIANHMKDIYADDITLTVGPGEKLLSFLESSLAMAVADRPETPSRSGLTRRSASADPDITAVNAAFALALAERHDLVEDDHRLYDLAYAAAMDAPSVDFEGFKRRFRELVANPDSSTYRQMLVDATRAYVDDGGATGE, encoded by the coding sequence ATGGATCTCCGCGTACAGGGTGCAGGGCCGACTTCTCCGTTCCTCGGGGCCCGTGACCTCTTCGAAACGGAACACGATCTCTCGTTGCCCGTCCACGTCCACCTCCGAGACGACCCGGACGAACGAACCTGGGCCGGACACTACGACGACCGACACGTCCTGAACATCTCGAAACAAGCCGCCTCGAGCGCGATGGCTCGCGAACTCGCCCTTCACGAGTTCTCCCATATGGCCAGGTACGAGCAGGCCCATCCTTCCCACACCCAATCGACAGAAGAGGTTCTCTACCTCGGACTGGCCGGCAAGAGCGTCGAGCGCCGAAAGCTCTCGCACTGCTACCAGATCGCAAATCACATGAAGGACATCTACGCCGACGATATCACGCTCACCGTCGGTCCCGGCGAAAAACTCCTGTCGTTCCTCGAGTCCAGCCTCGCGATGGCCGTCGCCGACCGACCCGAGACGCCGTCTCGGTCAGGACTCACGCGCCGCTCTGCGAGTGCAGATCCGGATATCACCGCCGTCAACGCCGCGTTCGCGCTCGCACTGGCCGAACGTCACGACCTCGTCGAGGACGACCACCGACTGTACGACCTCGCGTACGCTGCCGCGATGGACGCGCCGAGCGTCGACTTCGAGGGGTTCAAACGCCGCTTTCGCGAACTCGTCGCGAATCCGGACTCGAGTACGTATCGACAGATGCTCGTCGACGCGACTCGCGCATACGTCGATGACGGTGGAGCTACGGGAGAGTAA
- a CDS encoding elongation factor EF-2, which translates to MGRRKKIVQECERLMDEPENIRNIAIAAHVDHGKTTLSDNLLAGAGMISDETAGEQLAMDTEEDEQERGITIDAANVSMTHEYEDTNHLINLIDTPGHVDFGGDVTRAMRAVDGALVVVDAVEGAMPQTETVLRQALREGVKPTLFINKVDRLISELQEGPEEMQQRLVSVINDVNELIRGMTEEMDDIDDWTVSVEDGTVGFGSALYKWGVSMPSMQATGMDFAEIMELERADKRQELHEKTPLSDVVLDMVCEHFPNPVDAQPMRIPRIWRGDDESDLAEGMRLVDESGEVVFMVTDIGMDPHAGEIASGRVFSGTLEKGQELYVSGTAGKNRVQSVGIYMGGEREEVDNVPAGNIAAVTGLRDAIAGSTVSSVEMTPFESIEHISEPVITKSVEAQTMDDLPKLIETLRQVSKEDPTIQITINEDTGEHLISGQGELHLEVITQRIEKNQGIPVNTGEPIVVYREQSQRPSDEIEGISPNRHNRFYVSVEPMSDELVETIKLGEASMDMPEQERREALQEAGMDKDDSQEVEHIHGTNILIDDTKGIQHLNETMELVIEGFEDALDNGPLANEPVQGTLIRLHDARLHEDTIHRGPAQVIPATRNALHKALIDGKIKLLEPMQDARIDVPNDHMGAASGEIQGRRGRVDDMYQEGDLMVVEGIAPVDEMIGFASDIRSATEGRAAWNTENAGFEVMSDSLQREKIMEIRERKGMKLELPPSIDYI; encoded by the coding sequence ATGGGCCGACGCAAGAAAATCGTCCAAGAGTGTGAACGGTTGATGGACGAACCGGAGAACATCCGGAACATCGCCATCGCCGCTCACGTCGATCACGGAAAAACAACCCTTTCTGACAATCTCCTCGCTGGTGCCGGCATGATCTCCGACGAGACTGCCGGCGAACAGCTCGCGATGGACACGGAAGAAGACGAACAAGAACGCGGGATCACCATCGACGCGGCGAACGTTTCGATGACGCACGAGTACGAGGACACCAACCACCTCATCAACCTCATCGACACGCCCGGCCACGTCGACTTCGGTGGCGACGTGACCCGTGCGATGCGCGCCGTCGACGGTGCGCTCGTCGTCGTCGACGCCGTCGAGGGAGCCATGCCACAGACCGAAACGGTTCTGCGACAAGCACTCCGCGAGGGCGTCAAGCCGACCCTGTTCATCAACAAGGTCGACCGTCTGATCTCCGAACTGCAGGAAGGTCCCGAGGAGATGCAACAGCGACTCGTCTCGGTCATCAACGACGTCAACGAACTCATTCGTGGCATGACCGAGGAGATGGACGACATCGACGACTGGACCGTCTCCGTCGAGGACGGCACCGTCGGCTTCGGTTCCGCACTGTACAAGTGGGGCGTCTCGATGCCGTCGATGCAGGCCACCGGCATGGACTTCGCCGAGATCATGGAACTCGAGCGCGCCGACAAGCGCCAGGAACTCCACGAGAAGACGCCGCTTTCGGACGTCGTACTCGACATGGTCTGTGAGCACTTCCCGAACCCCGTCGACGCACAGCCGATGCGTATCCCGCGTATCTGGCGCGGTGACGACGAATCCGACCTGGCAGAGGGAATGCGCCTCGTCGACGAATCCGGCGAGGTCGTCTTCATGGTCACCGACATCGGGATGGACCCACACGCCGGCGAAATCGCCTCCGGTCGTGTCTTCTCGGGAACGCTCGAGAAGGGCCAGGAACTGTACGTCTCCGGGACCGCGGGCAAGAACCGCGTCCAGTCCGTCGGGATCTACATGGGTGGCGAGCGCGAGGAAGTCGACAACGTTCCCGCGGGGAACATCGCGGCCGTCACCGGCCTGCGAGACGCCATCGCGGGCTCGACGGTCTCTTCCGTCGAGATGACGCCGTTCGAGTCGATCGAGCACATCTCGGAACCGGTCATTACGAAGAGCGTCGAGGCCCAGACGATGGACGACCTGCCAAAGCTCATCGAGACGCTGCGCCAGGTCTCCAAGGAGGACCCGACGATCCAGATTACGATCAACGAGGACACCGGCGAGCACCTGATCTCCGGACAGGGTGAACTTCACCTCGAGGTCATCACCCAGCGTATCGAGAAGAACCAGGGCATTCCGGTCAACACCGGTGAACCGATCGTCGTCTACCGCGAGCAGTCCCAGCGGCCGAGCGACGAGATCGAAGGTATCTCGCCGAACCGCCACAACCGCTTCTACGTCTCCGTCGAGCCGATGTCGGACGAACTCGTCGAGACGATCAAGCTGGGCGAGGCGTCGATGGACATGCCAGAGCAGGAGCGTCGAGAGGCCTTACAAGAGGCCGGCATGGACAAAGACGACTCCCAGGAAGTCGAACACATCCACGGGACGAACATCCTCATCGACGATACGAAGGGGATCCAGCACCTGAACGAGACGATGGAACTCGTGATCGAGGGATTCGAGGACGCCCTCGACAACGGGCCGCTCGCGAACGAACCGGTCCAGGGGACGCTCATCCGACTGCACGACGCCCGACTCCACGAGGACACCATCCACCGCGGCCCGGCACAGGTCATCCCGGCAACCCGAAACGCGCTCCACAAGGCGCTGATCGACGGGAAGATCAAGCTGCTCGAGCCGATGCAGGACGCTCGTATCGACGTGCCAAACGACCACATGGGTGCCGCATCCGGCGAGATCCAGGGCCGACGTGGCCGCGTCGACGACATGTATCAGGAGGGTGACCTCATGGTCGTCGAGGGTATCGCACCCGTCGACGAGATGATCGGCTTCGCGAGCGACATTCGCTCCGCGACCGAGGGTCGCGCCGCCTGGAACACCGAGAACGCCGGCTTCGAGGTCATGTCCGACTCGCTCCAGCGCGAGAAGATCATGGAGATCCGCGAGCGCAAGGGCATGAAACTCGAGCTTCCGCCAAGCATCGACTACATCTAA
- a CDS encoding Fic family protein, giving the protein MDSADFTDGPGRIDEYDDLPCHTPASLPPDLEYTDDLLAVYGDANYALGRLATLERDLENPNLLIAPFVHREAAMSSQVEGTNVTISDIYAHELGSTPERSAAERDDVREAYNYVDAVTYGFEHLDDGGDIDQEFTCDLHDILLGGVRGEEQRPGELRDIPVYIGSPDGGPKNASFIPANPDLVELLLDQLFSYAQRGEYPPLIDTALIHYQFEAIHPFRDGNGRLGRLLIMLQLYDAGLLPGPYLYLSAYFKRFGGDYREKLLAVSTEGAYEEWTTFVLDAIAEQAIDAYDCGVELTDLRRAYRERFPSHPTARELVDYVFEQPYLTGPRAIEAIGRSKPSVYEAISALEREGIVRETTGKQRGKVYEAPDVLDVLDSN; this is encoded by the coding sequence ATGGACTCGGCGGACTTCACGGACGGCCCCGGCCGAATCGACGAATACGACGACCTCCCGTGTCACACGCCGGCCAGCCTCCCACCCGACCTCGAGTATACTGACGACTTACTCGCCGTCTACGGCGACGCGAACTACGCGCTGGGTCGGCTGGCGACGCTCGAGCGCGATCTCGAGAACCCGAACCTGCTGATCGCGCCGTTCGTCCACCGCGAGGCGGCGATGAGTTCCCAGGTCGAGGGGACGAACGTAACGATTTCCGATATTTACGCCCACGAACTCGGTTCGACACCTGAGCGATCCGCCGCCGAGCGCGACGACGTCCGCGAAGCGTACAACTACGTCGACGCGGTCACGTACGGCTTCGAGCACCTCGACGACGGCGGGGACATCGATCAAGAGTTTACCTGCGACCTTCACGATATTCTCCTCGGAGGCGTCCGCGGCGAAGAGCAACGCCCGGGCGAACTCCGAGATATCCCCGTGTACATTGGCTCCCCGGACGGCGGGCCGAAAAACGCCTCGTTCATTCCCGCGAACCCCGACCTGGTCGAGCTCCTGTTAGATCAACTCTTCTCGTACGCACAGCGTGGTGAGTACCCGCCGCTGATCGACACCGCACTCATCCACTACCAGTTCGAGGCGATCCATCCATTCCGAGACGGTAACGGCCGACTCGGCCGGTTGCTGATCATGCTCCAGCTCTACGATGCCGGCTTGCTCCCTGGCCCGTATCTCTACCTCAGCGCGTACTTCAAGCGGTTCGGCGGGGACTACCGCGAAAAGCTGCTAGCCGTCAGCACCGAGGGAGCCTACGAGGAGTGGACGACGTTCGTCCTGGACGCCATCGCCGAACAGGCCATCGACGCCTACGACTGCGGCGTCGAACTGACTGACCTTCGTCGAGCGTACCGAGAGCGGTTCCCGAGCCATCCGACAGCTCGAGAACTCGTCGATTACGTCTTCGAACAGCCCTACCTCACCGGCCCGCGAGCTATTGAGGCGATCGGTCGGTCGAAACCCTCGGTCTACGAGGCGATCAGCGCACTCGAACGCGAGGGCATCGTTCGGGAAACGACCGGAAAACAGCGCGGCAAAGTGTACGAAGCCCCCGACGTACTCGACGTGCTCGACTCAAATTGA